One window of the Spirochaetia bacterium 38H-sp genome contains the following:
- the csm2 gene encoding type III-A CRISPR-associated protein Csm2, with product MKKFYKDDNKTINPELIEEAEENAGKISGISSTQMRRIFNQFKHLNSRIEKEGWEKIEPLVRLQKAQLEYTIKRAINYNKKHEDQWGNLKKILQDGFDRVKTAEDYKVLTMYIEALYAYFYANTNQKN from the coding sequence ATGAAAAAATTTTACAAAGATGACAACAAAACAATAAACCCAGAGTTGATAGAAGAAGCAGAGGAGAATGCAGGAAAAATATCAGGTATTAGCTCTACACAGATGAGAAGAATATTCAATCAATTTAAACACCTAAACAGTAGGATAGAAAAAGAAGGATGGGAAAAAATAGAACCTCTAGTAAGACTACAAAAAGCCCAATTGGAATATACCATAAAAAGGGCAATAAACTATAACAAAAAACACGAAGATCAGTGGGGAAATCTAAAAAAAATATTACAGGATGGTTTTGATAGAGTTAAGACAGCAGAAGATTATAAGGTGCTAACAATGTACATAGAGGCATTATACGCATATTTTTATGCAAATACTAATCAAAAAAATTAA
- the csm3 gene encoding type III-A CRISPR-associated RAMP protein Csm3, with the protein MKLKEIKTITGKIVVKTGLHIGAGNENIEIGGMDNPVIRDPATKLPYIPGSSIKGKMRALLELLLISKEIVKNNGEHCKCGKADCKICRVFGAAVDNKNNNSLYRGPTRLIMRDAYISEKFRNNFEAIIIEEKNENKLNRITAAANPRPIERVVPGVEFDFELSYRVFDTGDGGKTDEELFETVVLAGLTLLQNDYLGGGGSRGNGRIEFIGLKDNENNNITLPNLNWDNK; encoded by the coding sequence ATGAAATTAAAAGAAATAAAAACAATCACTGGGAAAATAGTTGTAAAGACAGGGCTTCACATTGGTGCAGGAAATGAAAATATAGAAATAGGAGGAATGGACAATCCCGTTATTAGAGATCCAGCAACAAAACTCCCCTATATACCAGGTTCTTCTATCAAGGGAAAAATGAGGGCATTACTAGAACTACTCTTAATATCTAAAGAGATAGTAAAAAATAATGGAGAACATTGTAAATGTGGAAAAGCAGACTGTAAAATATGCAGAGTTTTTGGTGCTGCTGTTGATAATAAAAACAACAACTCCCTTTACCGCGGACCCACAAGACTAATAATGAGAGACGCATATATCTCAGAAAAATTTAGAAACAATTTTGAAGCCATTATTATAGAAGAAAAAAATGAAAACAAGCTCAACAGAATAACAGCAGCAGCCAATCCACGTCCCATAGAAAGAGTAGTTCCTGGGGTAGAATTTGACTTTGAGCTTTCTTACAGAGTTTTTGACACAGGAGATGGAGGAAAAACTGATGAAGAATTATTTGAAACTGTTGTTCTTGCCGGTTTAACTCTCTTGCAAAACGATTATCTAGGTGGAGGTGGCAGCAGAGGGAATGGCCGTATTGAGTTTATAGGCCTCAAGGATAACGAGAACAACAATATAACATTACCCAATTTGAATTGGGATAATAAATAA
- the csm5 gene encoding type III-A CRISPR-associated RAMP protein Csm5, giving the protein MKKYKLKKQYNTDINKIPDVTKKYKFELMPLTAIHIGNGESISPFQYTVARKNGQREVLIFYPEKLIHSLSKEDLSEYYKYTDKNDIKELRAFLSKKVTAKFESCKKYTAKPSNEFVEKYKQTKTDINNILEIAEIYKNNNRLVVPGSSIKGAIRTAVLNNIADSCQEHNINNNREEVEKKILGYHSAKDDPFRLISIEDVSYPIENNLIVSPLKLVHYDASINTRRINIYAEALKGLLIDSIPTISSGEIIIHNELANKKVENKMDFILKNEKYYNIEKLAEYINNFFYKVFEKEYKKIRQSYHDDNIKKTYDQIAEYIKETKDKGEILLRLGRWSHIEAMTIEKVRRKKHSKTRTLMEYNGQLYPMGWCTMKIYK; this is encoded by the coding sequence ATGAAAAAATATAAGCTAAAAAAACAATATAATACAGATATCAATAAAATCCCCGATGTTACAAAAAAATATAAGTTTGAATTAATGCCCCTGACTGCTATCCATATAGGAAATGGAGAAAGTATATCGCCATTCCAATATACTGTAGCAAGAAAAAACGGACAGAGAGAAGTCCTCATCTTCTATCCAGAAAAATTAATCCATTCATTATCAAAAGAAGACCTATCAGAATATTACAAATATACAGATAAAAATGATATAAAAGAATTGAGAGCCTTTTTGAGCAAAAAAGTAACAGCTAAGTTTGAAAGCTGTAAAAAATATACTGCAAAACCTAGCAATGAATTTGTAGAAAAATATAAACAAACAAAAACAGATATAAATAATATATTGGAGATAGCAGAAATATACAAAAACAATAACAGACTAGTAGTTCCTGGGTCTTCAATAAAAGGAGCAATAAGAACGGCTGTATTAAATAATATCGCAGACAGCTGCCAAGAACATAACATCAATAATAACAGGGAAGAAGTAGAAAAGAAAATATTAGGATATCATAGCGCAAAAGATGATCCTTTCAGGCTGATTTCTATAGAAGATGTATCATATCCAATAGAAAACAACCTTATTGTTAGCCCTTTAAAACTGGTACATTATGATGCAAGTATAAACACAAGAAGAATCAATATATATGCCGAAGCATTAAAAGGGCTTCTCATAGACTCCATACCTACAATAAGCAGTGGAGAAATAATAATTCATAATGAACTAGCAAATAAAAAAGTAGAAAACAAAATGGATTTTATATTAAAAAACGAAAAATATTATAATATAGAAAAATTAGCTGAATATATAAATAATTTTTTCTATAAAGTCTTTGAAAAAGAATATAAAAAGATAAGGCAAAGCTATCACGATGATAATATAAAAAAGACATATGACCAGATAGCAGAATATATAAAAGAAACAAAAGATAAGGGAGAAATATTATTACGTCTTGGGAGATGGAGTCATATAGAAGCTATGACAATAGAGAAAGTAAGGAGAAAAAAACATAGTAAAACCAGAACTCTAATGGAGTACAATGGTCAATTATATCCAATGGGATGGTGTACAATGAAAATATATAAATAA
- the csx2 gene encoding TIGR02221 family CRISPR-associated protein, translated as MAICFLTFLGTGNYEKVRYQCPDNSIIKTAYAQIAIINTYKDELKDKNSKVIVFVTKEARSRHWDTETGLNRELEEYIPADKIFAVDISSVIDEQSVWQLFDNIFNSIPYGSDILLDITHAFRSIPMLGLVIINYARIVKNIDIKGIYYGAYDRELTEPYKIIELTQVDRLLQWSNAVNSYANTGNAYHIDLLANQIMKNIKTDLEKMQAASERSLAHSLKKIWPILSTCRIKEIINGRVFIDIKKKIEELHNQDVSYIKPLSTLHSQIEDTILDFAPDSIGNILLAVRLCIKYDLIQQAITLLQEGLITIILYNIDIDYNARNNREAVNRFFTYLAKPDTNNTHPKEEEPYKETGKELDKHEYIKKFIKPCNWLKDLRNDINHAGLTEQKINPETFMTNIKKIFRDILEVLSTEKHIKNMQLVEVANKILREQ; from the coding sequence ATGGCCATATGTTTTTTAACATTTTTGGGTACAGGTAATTATGAAAAAGTAAGATATCAATGTCCAGATAATTCTATAATAAAGACAGCTTATGCGCAGATAGCAATTATAAACACATACAAAGATGAGCTAAAAGATAAAAACAGCAAAGTTATTGTCTTTGTAACAAAAGAGGCCAGAAGTCGTCATTGGGATACAGAAACTGGACTAAACAGAGAGCTAGAAGAATATATTCCTGCTGATAAGATCTTTGCTGTTGATATATCTTCTGTAATAGATGAGCAATCCGTATGGCAGTTATTTGATAATATTTTCAACAGCATTCCTTATGGTTCCGATATTTTACTTGACATAACTCATGCATTTAGATCTATACCTATGTTAGGTCTTGTGATAATAAACTATGCGAGAATTGTAAAAAATATAGATATAAAAGGTATATATTATGGTGCATATGATAGAGAGCTTACAGAGCCATACAAAATCATAGAACTTACCCAAGTGGACAGATTATTGCAATGGAGCAATGCTGTTAACAGCTATGCTAATACAGGAAATGCTTACCATATTGACCTTCTGGCAAATCAAATAATGAAAAATATAAAAACTGATCTAGAAAAGATGCAAGCTGCTTCAGAAAGGAGCCTTGCTCACTCTCTAAAAAAAATATGGCCTATTTTGAGTACTTGCAGGATAAAAGAAATCATAAATGGAAGAGTTTTTATTGATATAAAGAAGAAAATAGAGGAATTACATAATCAAGACGTATCCTACATAAAACCTTTGAGTACTTTGCATTCACAAATAGAGGATACAATATTAGATTTTGCCCCTGACTCAATAGGGAATATATTGCTAGCTGTAAGATTGTGCATCAAATACGACCTAATACAACAGGCAATCACTCTACTACAAGAAGGACTAATTACCATTATCTTGTATAATATAGATATAGATTATAACGCAAGAAATAACCGTGAAGCTGTCAACAGGTTCTTTACATATCTGGCAAAACCAGATACCAACAACACTCATCCAAAAGAAGAAGAACCGTACAAAGAAACCGGCAAAGAACTGGATAAACATGAGTATATTAAAAAATTTATAAAACCTTGCAACTGGTTAAAGGACCTTAGAAACGACATAAACCACGCAGGACTAACAGAACAGAAAATAAATCCAGAAACTTTTATGACAAACATAAAGAAAATTTTTAGAGACATTCTAGAAGTACTTAGCACAGAAAAACATATAAAAAATATGCAACTTGTAGAAGTTGCAAATAAAATACTTAGAGAACAATAA
- the cas1 gene encoding CRISPR-associated endonuclease Cas1: MGTVYVVSDHGKMVKEDQALCFYSRDGSSRKIFIHRTDRIIIIGSVAITSNALKLIMRHKVDTVFLSKNGRFNGKLEFSDGKNVFLRKKQYDLLENENKKIEIIRSIIRGKIRNQISFMQRINRKNDNVGIERNIREAQKNLSAIEKTSNIDALRGYEGYGSKLFFSSLKENILPEWANFKGRSMHPPKDEVNAVLSFLYTLLLYRIDAAIMIEGLDPYVGYLHTLDYGKRALCFDLIEEYRTSICDTLTCALFNLGILKKSDFIEKDFSSYDDEYPIDSDAREEKIIETEEKIYGIILTKEGLKKVAHQFEEKMHTLIFYPPLNKKISYEKIIIEQIRHFKRVIIGEEAEYKPFVIK, encoded by the coding sequence ATGGGAACTGTTTATGTTGTTTCTGATCATGGAAAAATGGTAAAAGAAGATCAAGCTCTATGCTTCTATTCCAGAGATGGAAGTTCTAGAAAGATATTTATCCATAGAACTGATAGAATTATCATAATAGGTTCTGTTGCTATTACTTCCAATGCATTAAAACTGATAATGAGACACAAGGTAGATACTGTTTTCTTAAGCAAGAATGGACGGTTTAATGGCAAGCTAGAATTCTCAGATGGAAAAAATGTGTTCTTAAGAAAAAAGCAATATGATTTATTAGAAAATGAGAATAAAAAAATAGAGATAATAAGATCCATTATACGAGGTAAAATAAGAAATCAGATATCATTTATGCAAAGAATCAATAGAAAAAACGATAATGTAGGGATAGAAAGAAACATTAGAGAAGCACAGAAAAATCTTTCTGCAATAGAAAAAACCAGCAATATAGATGCACTGCGAGGATACGAGGGGTACGGATCTAAGTTGTTTTTTTCTTCTTTAAAAGAAAACATACTTCCAGAATGGGCTAATTTTAAGGGAAGAAGCATGCATCCTCCCAAGGATGAGGTAAACGCTGTATTGAGTTTTTTATATACTCTTTTATTATACAGAATCGATGCTGCCATAATGATAGAAGGCCTTGATCCATATGTAGGATATCTGCATACCCTAGACTATGGTAAACGAGCACTCTGCTTTGATCTTATAGAAGAATACAGAACTAGTATTTGTGATACTCTCACATGTGCTTTATTTAACCTCGGGATATTAAAAAAATCAGATTTTATAGAGAAAGATTTTTCATCATATGATGATGAGTATCCAATAGACAGTGATGCCAGAGAAGAAAAAATAATAGAAACAGAAGAAAAAATATACGGAATAATACTAACCAAAGAAGGGCTTAAGAAAGTAGCACATCAGTTTGAGGAAAAGATGCATACATTGATATTTTATCCCCCCTTAAATAAAAAGATATCATATGAAAAGATTATAATAGAACAAATAAGGCACTTCAAAAGAGTTATTATAGGAGAAGAGGCAGAATACAAACCTTTTGTGATAAAATAA
- the cas2 gene encoding CRISPR-associated endonuclease Cas2 gives MLRLICYDIKVDKPKRLRQIASICERYGIRLQKSCFQVDADDERFKNLLKELRITIDPKKDSIVAYSICEDCIKLSRLSGPEKFINPDEVIFL, from the coding sequence ATGCTCAGATTAATATGTTATGATATCAAAGTTGATAAACCCAAGAGACTCAGACAAATAGCTTCTATATGTGAAAGATATGGTATAAGGCTACAGAAATCTTGTTTCCAAGTTGATGCTGATGATGAAAGATTTAAGAATTTATTAAAAGAATTGAGAATAACCATAGATCCAAAAAAAGATTCTATAGTAGCCTATTCTATATGCGAAGACTGCATAAAACTTTCTAGATTATCAGGTCCAGAAAAGTTTATTAATCCTGATGAGGTTATTTTCTTATGA
- the cas2 gene encoding CRISPR-associated endonuclease Cas2, protein MIAKHRWILIYDIKDAKRLRKVAKLSESYGLRVQKSVFELYADRKTIEHIEKSIKHILEDEDSLAIIPLCIKDWEKTVRYGLENKEYYDPKEDDKEIFL, encoded by the coding sequence ATGATAGCAAAGCATAGATGGATATTAATATACGACATTAAAGACGCCAAGAGACTTAGAAAAGTTGCAAAATTATCTGAGTCTTATGGTCTTAGAGTACAAAAATCCGTTTTTGAGCTTTATGCGGATAGAAAAACAATAGAACACATAGAAAAATCAATAAAACATATTTTAGAGGATGAAGATTCACTTGCAATAATCCCCTTGTGTATAAAAGACTGGGAGAAAACGGTACGCTATGGTTTAGAAAACAAAGAATACTATGACCCTAAAGAGGATGACAAAGAAATATTTTTATAA
- the fumC gene encoding class II fumarate hydratase has translation MKQNHRIETDTMGEVKVPINAMWGAQTQRSLENFRIGQETFPPIFIRSYLAIKKACATANYECNTLQKDIAEAIKKACDSITEEDIAKHFPLKIWQTGSGTQTNMNLNEVIANIANTSLGSEPGTKKPVHPNDHVNRSQSSNDTFPVAMHISTLMALRDQLYPALEKMINTLTQKATEFKDIVKIGRTHMQDAVPITLGQEFATYHDQLTSAKKRIENTAEELTHIPIGGTAVGTGLNTPPGFAERAAQHLSLYTKLKLSPMDNPAQAMAAHDTFSALAGALTSLASALHKIANDIRLMGSGPRCGLGELLLPENEPGSSIMPGKVNPTQAEALTMVCVQTTGLSAATSTACLSGHLELNVYKPLIIHNTLTSIQLLSDAITSFTENCLIGLQANTKKISDHLTNSLMLVTALTPHIGYENAALIAKTAHKEGLTLKEAAKKLGLIAEEDFEKLVNPVDMTRPKK, from the coding sequence ATGAAACAAAACCATAGAATAGAAACAGACACCATGGGAGAAGTAAAAGTTCCCATAAACGCTATGTGGGGAGCGCAGACACAACGCTCACTGGAAAACTTTAGAATAGGACAGGAAACCTTTCCGCCAATATTTATACGCTCATACCTTGCAATAAAAAAAGCCTGTGCAACTGCAAACTATGAATGCAACACCCTGCAAAAAGACATAGCAGAAGCCATAAAAAAAGCCTGTGATAGCATCACAGAAGAAGACATAGCAAAACACTTTCCCCTAAAAATCTGGCAGACAGGAAGCGGAACACAAACCAACATGAACCTCAACGAAGTAATAGCCAACATTGCCAATACAAGCCTAGGCTCAGAACCAGGCACAAAAAAACCCGTACACCCCAACGACCATGTAAACCGCTCCCAATCCTCAAATGACACATTCCCTGTCGCAATGCACATCTCTACACTTATGGCACTTAGAGACCAGCTGTATCCCGCACTAGAAAAAATGATAAACACACTCACACAAAAAGCCACAGAATTTAAAGACATAGTAAAAATAGGCAGAACACACATGCAGGACGCTGTTCCCATAACCCTTGGACAAGAATTTGCCACATACCATGATCAACTTACAAGTGCAAAAAAAAGAATAGAAAACACAGCAGAAGAACTCACACACATACCAATAGGTGGAACCGCAGTAGGAACTGGCCTCAACACCCCTCCAGGCTTTGCAGAAAGAGCAGCGCAACACCTATCCTTATATACCAAGCTGAAGCTCTCCCCTATGGACAACCCTGCACAGGCAATGGCAGCCCATGACACCTTCTCTGCCCTTGCCGGAGCACTCACCTCCCTTGCCTCAGCCCTGCATAAGATAGCCAACGACATCCGTCTCATGGGCTCTGGCCCCCGTTGCGGACTTGGAGAACTCCTTCTTCCTGAGAACGAACCCGGAAGCTCCATAATGCCCGGCAAAGTAAACCCCACACAAGCAGAAGCCCTCACGATGGTATGCGTACAAACAACCGGCCTAAGTGCAGCCACAAGCACAGCCTGCCTAAGTGGCCATTTGGAACTCAACGTATACAAACCCCTCATCATACACAACACACTCACCTCCATCCAGCTTCTTTCCGACGCAATAACAAGCTTTACGGAGAACTGCCTCATCGGACTTCAGGCAAACACAAAAAAAATATCTGACCACCTCACCAACTCGCTCATGCTTGTAACAGCCCTGACCCCGCACATAGGTTATGAAAACGCAGCACTCATAGCAAAAACCGCCCATAAAGAAGGCCTTACACTTAAAGAAGCAGCAAAGAAGCTAGGCCTCATAGCAGAAGAAGACTTTGAAAAACTCGTGAACCCCGTTGACATGACAAGACCCAAAAAGTAA
- a CDS encoding glycoside hydrolase family 9 protein, with translation MKKSFKMLAVMLLLLAFLSSSCSLITGNSEQQGISANVARAAGTYNYAEALQKAIYFYEAQQAGPLPEWNRVEWRGDATMNDAVLGGWYDAGDHVKFNLPMSYTASMMGWEIYEYASYFQQAGQLDILKNNLKFTLDYLANCWDGNTYVYQIGDGGKDHSWWGPVEVIEKEAQAGNRPAFSASHGLSAVMGQTAAALALGYYVFKEPVYLQKAKELFARADADRSDENYTAASGYYNSWSGFYDELMWASVWLYVATGDASYLTKAESYVPLLNRQGQTTDIEYKWGHAWDDSHYGAMLMLAKLTGKQEYIDFIHMHLDWWANGANGFTPAGLAWLDQWGSLRYATTAAFLAFVYADWTGADPVRAQTYKAFAEKQVNYALGDNEQKRSYVIGFGVNPPQHPHHRTSHGSWSDQQTVPDHHRHILYGALVGGPGKDGSYEDDISNYVNNEVACDYNAGFLGALARMVGEYGGTPLSNFPEPEARPDYSDDEFFTEAALNSSGSNYTEIKVLANNRSAWPARMIKDLRFRYYIDISELLAAGYTAADVTVTTNYVEFPVTISPLKQYSGSIYYVEVAFVDGTDIYPGGQSEYAGEVQMRIAAPIGTTVWDPTNDPSYQGLPLTSTAITKTPNIPMYDGTTLIFGNEPDGSTPTPTPTPTPTPTPTPTPTPTPTPTPTPTPTPTPTPTPTPTPTPTPTPTPTPTPTPTPTPTPTPTPTPTATPTPTQGTYELITLPFTYDGAGEFFWKTDAFSTTVNWNRFINSWNLDLLDVNGVDITNTWTAQHTIPAAADGFWYIHFKSSVAWAHVEIK, from the coding sequence ATGAAGAAATCCTTTAAAATGCTGGCAGTTATGCTGCTCCTGCTAGCTTTTCTCTCTTCTTCCTGTTCTCTTATAACAGGAAATTCTGAGCAGCAAGGTATAAGTGCCAATGTAGCAAGGGCTGCAGGTACTTATAATTATGCCGAGGCTCTGCAGAAGGCTATTTACTTCTATGAGGCTCAGCAGGCTGGTCCTCTGCCGGAATGGAACCGTGTAGAGTGGCGCGGCGATGCTACCATGAACGATGCTGTTCTTGGCGGCTGGTACGATGCCGGTGACCATGTCAAGTTTAATCTGCCTATGTCTTATACAGCAAGTATGATGGGTTGGGAAATCTATGAGTATGCTTCCTATTTCCAGCAGGCAGGTCAGCTTGATATTCTCAAAAACAACCTCAAGTTTACTCTTGACTATCTTGCCAATTGTTGGGATGGCAATACTTATGTTTACCAGATTGGCGATGGTGGAAAGGATCACTCATGGTGGGGTCCTGTTGAGGTTATAGAGAAGGAGGCTCAGGCCGGTAATCGTCCTGCTTTCTCTGCAAGTCACGGTCTTTCTGCTGTTATGGGGCAGACTGCTGCTGCTCTTGCTCTTGGTTATTATGTTTTTAAAGAGCCTGTATACCTGCAGAAGGCAAAAGAACTTTTTGCAAGGGCTGATGCAGACAGGAGTGATGAAAACTATACAGCAGCAAGTGGCTATTATAACTCTTGGAGCGGATTTTATGATGAGCTTATGTGGGCTTCTGTATGGCTCTATGTTGCAACAGGAGATGCATCTTATCTGACCAAGGCTGAGTCCTATGTTCCTCTTCTCAATAGGCAGGGACAGACAACTGACATAGAGTACAAGTGGGGACATGCATGGGATGATTCTCACTACGGTGCGATGTTGATGCTGGCAAAGCTCACAGGAAAGCAGGAGTATATAGACTTTATTCATATGCATCTTGACTGGTGGGCAAATGGTGCCAATGGTTTTACTCCTGCAGGTCTTGCATGGCTTGATCAGTGGGGAAGCCTCCGCTATGCAACAACAGCTGCTTTTCTGGCTTTTGTCTATGCTGACTGGACAGGTGCGGATCCCGTGAGGGCTCAGACTTATAAGGCTTTTGCAGAAAAGCAGGTTAACTATGCTCTTGGTGATAATGAGCAGAAGAGAAGCTATGTCATAGGTTTTGGTGTAAATCCGCCTCAGCATCCTCACCACAGAACTTCTCACGGTTCATGGTCGGATCAGCAGACTGTACCAGATCATCACAGGCATATTCTCTACGGTGCTCTTGTAGGTGGTCCAGGAAAGGACGGTAGCTATGAGGATGATATTTCTAACTATGTTAACAATGAGGTTGCTTGCGATTATAATGCGGGTTTCTTGGGTGCTCTTGCCCGCATGGTTGGAGAATATGGTGGAACACCTCTTTCCAACTTCCCTGAGCCTGAGGCTAGGCCCGACTACTCAGATGATGAGTTTTTTACAGAAGCTGCTCTCAACAGCTCCGGTTCCAACTATACAGAGATAAAGGTTCTTGCCAACAACCGCTCTGCATGGCCTGCAAGGATGATAAAGGATCTTAGATTCCGTTATTATATTGATATATCAGAGCTTCTTGCCGCAGGCTATACTGCTGCTGATGTTACTGTTACTACCAATTATGTTGAATTCCCTGTAACTATATCTCCTCTCAAACAATACAGCGGAAGCATCTATTATGTGGAAGTTGCTTTTGTTGATGGTACGGATATATATCCTGGTGGTCAGAGCGAATATGCTGGCGAAGTACAGATGAGAATTGCCGCTCCCATAGGTACAACAGTATGGGATCCAACAAATGATCCATCTTACCAGGGGCTTCCTCTTACAAGTACTGCCATAACAAAGACTCCCAATATTCCTATGTATGACGGAACTACTTTGATTTTTGGTAATGAGCCTGATGGAAGCACACCCACACCAACACCCACACCAACACCCACACCAACACCCACACCAACACCCACACCAACACCCACACCAACACCCACACCAACACCCACACCAACACCAACACCAACACCAACACCAACACCAACACCCACACCCACACCAACACCCACACCCACACCTACACCTACACCTACTCCTACTCCTACTCCTACTCCTACTCCAACAGCTACACCTACTCCAACTCAGGGTACTTATGAGCTTATAACTCTGCCTTTTACTTACGACGGTGCCGGCGAGTTCTTCTGGAAGACAGATGCTTTTAGCACTACTGTTAACTGGAATAGGTTTATCAACTCATGGAATCTTGATCTTCTTGACGTAAACGGCGTTGATATAACCAACACATGGACAGCCCAGCATACAATACCTGCTGCTGCAGATGGTTTCTGGTATATTCACTTTAAGTCTTCTGTTGCATGGGCACATGTAGAAATCAAATAA
- a CDS encoding cellulase family glycosylhydrolase yields MKRFFKITGFLLLFTVFFSSCNLAFDSSIEKAATAPSRATSLSVGRLTGINWFGFETGNYVLHGLWARDYKGVLKQIADLGFNTIRIPWSNEMLDKTPSSIQINPSASDAYTGEPGLNLDLAGLSSLEVLDKVIEEAAKLGLYIILDNHSRNADGYLNETLWYTDTVSEDKWIADWVMMAKRYKNYPNVIGMDLNNEPHGNTGMGQKPPATWGYNLTEYGNTDWKAAAEKCAAAILDVNPNVYILVEGVEEYKGETYWWGGNLAGVRDYPITSIPADKLIYSPHEYGPEVYNQAWFSASDFPSNMPAIWDEHFWFIYKEGIAPLLFGEFGIKEESAADPSSVAYQWFTTFMQYVGDKASWTFWALNPNSGDTGGILKDDWVSVNTAKYNLIKPYLANAPTTPPTATPTATPTATPTATPTATPTATPTATPTPTPTPTPTPTPTPTPTPTPTPTPTATPTPTQGTYELITLPFTYDGAGEFFWKTDAFSTTVNWNRFINSWNLDLLDVNGVDITNTWTAQHTIPAAADGFWYIHYKGSVPSSHIEIK; encoded by the coding sequence ATGAAAAGATTTTTTAAGATAACAGGCTTTTTGCTCCTGTTTACTGTGTTTTTTTCTTCCTGCAATCTGGCTTTTGACAGCAGTATAGAAAAGGCAGCTACTGCTCCTTCCCGCGCAACAAGTCTTTCTGTAGGAAGGCTTACTGGTATCAACTGGTTTGGTTTTGAAACCGGTAATTATGTTCTTCACGGTCTATGGGCTCGTGATTACAAGGGGGTATTAAAACAGATAGCTGATCTTGGTTTTAACACTATAAGAATTCCATGGTCTAATGAAATGCTGGATAAGACTCCCAGCTCCATACAGATCAATCCTTCTGCAAGCGATGCTTATACCGGAGAGCCGGGGCTCAATCTGGACCTTGCAGGTCTCAGTTCTCTTGAGGTTCTGGATAAGGTTATAGAAGAGGCTGCAAAGCTTGGACTCTATATAATTCTGGATAACCACTCAAGAAATGCAGACGGATATCTTAACGAGACTCTCTGGTACACAGACACCGTATCAGAAGATAAATGGATTGCAGACTGGGTTATGATGGCCAAACGTTATAAAAATTATCCCAATGTCATAGGTATGGACCTCAACAATGAGCCTCACGGTAACACCGGCATGGGACAGAAGCCCCCTGCAACATGGGGCTATAACCTCACAGAATACGGAAATACGGACTGGAAGGCTGCAGCCGAAAAGTGTGCAGCTGCTATTCTTGATGTAAACCCCAACGTATATATCCTTGTAGAAGGTGTAGAAGAGTATAAGGGCGAGACATACTGGTGGGGTGGAAATCTTGCAGGTGTTAGAGACTATCCCATAACTTCTATACCGGCAGACAAGCTGATCTATTCTCCTCATGAGTACGGTCCCGAGGTATACAATCAGGCATGGTTTAGTGCTTCTGATTTTCCTTCCAATATGCCTGCTATATGGGATGAGCACTTCTGGTTTATATATAAAGAAGGAATTGCACCACTTCTGTTTGGCGAGTTTGGCATAAAGGAAGAGAGTGCGGCTGATCCCTCAAGTGTTGCTTATCAGTGGTTTACAACTTTTATGCAGTATGTGGGCGACAAGGCTTCCTGGACTTTCTGGGCACTTAACCCCAACTCAGGTGATACTGGCGGTATTCTAAAGGACGACTGGGTAAGTGTTAACACAGCAAAATACAACCTCATAAAACCCTATCTTGCAAATGCTCCCACTACACCACCCACAGCTACACCCACAGCTACACCCACAGCTACACCCACAGCTACACCCACAGCTACACCCACAGCTACACCCACAGCTACACCCACACCTACACCTACACCTACACCCACACCTACACCCACACCTACACCCACACCTACTCCTACTCCTACTCCAACAGCTACACCTACTCCAACTCAGGGTACTTATGAGCTTATAACTCTGCCTTTTACTTACGACGGTGCCGGCGAGTTCTTCTGGAAGACAGATGCTTTTAGCACTACTGTTAACTGGAATAGGTTTATCAACTCATGGAATCTTGATCTTCTTGACGTAAACGGCGTTGATATAACCAACACATGGACAGCCCAGCATACAATACCTGCTGCTGCAGACGGATTCTGGTACATTCACTACAAAGGCTCAGTTCCATCATCCCATATTGAGATAAAATAA